The Salinibaculum sp. SYNS191 genome has a window encoding:
- a CDS encoding NAD(P)/FAD-dependent oxidoreductase, with product MSEHIVIVGGGTGGTVLANRLADKLGAEIDSGDVQVTMVTDSQDHVYKPIWLYVPFGKKDPADARRPVAELVDRRVDITYDRVTGIDTDDKQLSLADGPAMAYDHLTLAMGVELVPDEVPGLKEGGHHFYGEDGATELRDAMAEFTEGHLVLSVIGVPHMCPAAPVEFVLMADDWLRKRGVRDDVEITYTYPIQRAHGIQSVADWATEEFEEKDINVQTFFNADEVDPEEKVLHSMEGKELDYDLLVGIPPHTGSELVTEAGLGDGGWVDVDKHTLEATAAEDVYAIGDVADVPTSKAGSVAHYEAGTVADRIASKVRGQVPTATYEGKTVCFIEAGMDEATFVEFAYGNEPTVRPASTPVHWAKLGYNESYWLTARGLL from the coding sequence ATGAGTGAACACATCGTCATCGTCGGCGGCGGCACCGGCGGCACAGTACTGGCGAATCGACTCGCAGACAAACTCGGCGCGGAGATAGACAGCGGTGACGTCCAGGTGACGATGGTCACGGACAGCCAGGACCACGTCTACAAGCCAATCTGGCTGTACGTCCCCTTCGGGAAGAAGGACCCGGCCGACGCACGGCGTCCGGTCGCAGAACTGGTCGACCGTCGCGTCGACATCACCTACGACCGCGTCACTGGCATCGACACGGACGACAAGCAGCTCTCGCTGGCCGACGGCCCAGCGATGGCCTACGACCACCTCACGCTCGCGATGGGCGTCGAACTCGTCCCCGACGAGGTTCCCGGCCTGAAAGAGGGCGGCCACCACTTCTACGGCGAGGACGGTGCCACCGAACTCCGCGACGCGATGGCCGAGTTCACCGAAGGCCACCTCGTCCTGAGCGTCATCGGCGTGCCCCACATGTGCCCGGCCGCACCCGTGGAGTTCGTGCTGATGGCCGACGACTGGCTGCGCAAGCGCGGCGTCCGCGACGACGTCGAGATAACGTACACCTACCCCATCCAGCGCGCCCACGGCATCCAGTCCGTCGCGGACTGGGCGACCGAGGAGTTCGAGGAGAAGGACATCAACGTCCAGACGTTCTTCAACGCCGACGAGGTCGACCCTGAAGAGAAGGTGCTGCACTCGATGGAGGGCAAGGAACTCGACTACGACCTGCTGGTCGGCATCCCGCCCCACACCGGCAGCGAACTCGTCACCGAGGCCGGACTCGGCGACGGCGGGTGGGTCGACGTCGACAAGCACACGCTGGAAGCCACCGCGGCGGAGGACGTCTACGCCATCGGCGACGTGGCCGACGTCCCCACCAGCAAGGCCGGCAGCGTCGCCCACTACGAGGCCGGCACGGTGGCTGACCGCATCGCCAGCAAAGTCCGCGGGCAGGTCCCCACGGCGACCTACGAGGGGAAGACAGTGTGCTTCATCGAGGCTGGCATGGACGAGGCGACGTTCGTGGAGTTCGCCTACGGGAACGAACCGACCGTCCGGCCCGCCTCGACGCCGGTCCACTGGGCGAAACTCGGATACAACGAGTCCTACTGGCTGACCGCCCGGGGGCTGCTCTGA